From a region of the Aeoliella mucimassa genome:
- a CDS encoding M20/M25/M40 family metallo-hydrolase has protein sequence MAKRAAKKKPAAKSRSKASSTGPLDLVMEMMAIPGMSGQEQAIMDYIRGRLVAAGADEKDLVHDNAHKKTPLAGQVGNLVLKLPGTVRGPRRMLSAHVDTVPVCVGSKPVKKGKFVSSSDPTTGLGADDRAGAAVLLNTAETLLAGDVDYYPTTLLWTVQEEVGLYGARNVMVSKLGKPELCFNFDGGSPAKLTIGATGGYRMTIEVHGIASHAGGAPEQGVSAIAIASIAIADLVENGWHGLIDKYDGTGTSNVGVFEGGAATNVVTNYVKLRAEARSHDPKFRELIVKEIKKAFDRALKKVTNDKGKRGRIDFNGQLDYDSFRLPEDDASVVAAASAVEAEGGTPVIEISNGGLDANWLAARGLPAVTMGCGQKNIHTVDEQLVIAEYETACRQALRLVAAE, from the coding sequence ATGGCAAAACGTGCAGCCAAGAAGAAACCCGCCGCTAAGTCCCGCAGCAAGGCCTCGTCGACTGGCCCGCTCGATCTGGTGATGGAGATGATGGCCATCCCCGGCATGAGCGGACAGGAACAGGCCATCATGGACTACATTCGCGGTCGGCTCGTCGCGGCCGGCGCCGACGAAAAAGATCTGGTGCACGACAACGCTCATAAGAAGACTCCTCTCGCTGGACAGGTGGGCAACCTGGTGCTCAAGCTGCCAGGGACGGTTCGGGGGCCTCGTCGCATGCTTTCGGCTCATGTCGATACGGTGCCGGTTTGCGTGGGTAGCAAGCCGGTGAAAAAGGGTAAGTTTGTTAGTTCGTCCGATCCCACGACCGGGCTCGGTGCGGACGACCGTGCGGGCGCGGCCGTGTTGCTAAACACCGCCGAGACCTTGCTGGCCGGCGACGTCGACTACTATCCCACCACGCTGTTGTGGACCGTGCAGGAAGAAGTCGGCCTGTACGGCGCACGCAACGTGATGGTCAGCAAGCTCGGCAAGCCCGAGCTTTGTTTCAACTTCGATGGCGGCTCGCCGGCCAAGCTTACGATCGGCGCGACCGGCGGGTATCGCATGACGATCGAAGTACACGGCATCGCCAGCCATGCCGGCGGCGCTCCGGAGCAGGGCGTTAGTGCGATTGCGATTGCGTCGATTGCCATTGCCGACCTCGTGGAAAACGGCTGGCACGGGCTCATCGACAAGTACGATGGAACCGGCACCAGCAACGTCGGCGTGTTCGAAGGGGGAGCCGCTACCAACGTGGTGACCAACTACGTGAAGCTTCGCGCCGAAGCTCGGAGCCACGATCCCAAGTTCCGCGAGCTGATCGTGAAGGAAATCAAAAAGGCGTTCGATCGTGCTTTGAAGAAGGTGACGAACGACAAAGGCAAACGGGGCCGAATCGACTTCAACGGGCAGCTCGATTACGACTCGTTCCGCTTGCCGGAAGACGATGCGTCGGTGGTGGCGGCCGCCTCGGCGGTGGAAGCCGAAGGGGGGACGCCGGTCATCGAAATCAGCAACGGCGGGCTCGACGCCAACTGGCTCGCCGCACGAGGATTGCCAGCGGTGACCATGGGCTGCGGTCAGAAGAACATCCACACGGTCGACGAACAGTTGGTGATCGCCGAATACGAAACCGCCTGCCGCCAAGCACTGCGGTTGGTCGCGGCCGAGTAA
- a CDS encoding arylsulfatase, whose product MFFAAISIAMADDKPNILVIWGDDIGTWNISHNNRGMMGYKTPHIDRIAREGISFTDYYAQQSCTAGRAAFVGGCVPVRTGMTKVGLPGAPEGWQESDITIAAVLKAQGYATAQFGKNHFGDRDEHLPTNHGFDEFFGPLYHLNASEEPENRDFPRDYVLPNGKTFMEQYGPRGVLKCKVNEDGTQTIVDTGQLTKKRMETIDDETVAAAKEYIKKQAKTDQPFFCWWNGTRMHFRTHVKEEHQGLSAPHGDEYHDGMIEHDMHVGELLDLLDELGIAENTIVMYSTDNGPHYNTWPDAGYTPFRKEKNSNWEGAYRVPAFVRWPAKYPAGVTVNGLVAHEDWMVTFAAAAGKDDLKEDMLDGYEAIGRTYKQHLDGYDMNEYLSKADTYETYHDSITASPRKEFFYVNDDGQMVAIRLGDWKAVFLENRADAFQIWREPFTELRVPLLFNLRRDPFEKAQIDANVYHDWFLERPFVIVPMQQLAGQFYETLKEYPPSQTPGSFNLDKVQEQIENAATGK is encoded by the coding sequence ATGTTTTTTGCTGCGATCAGCATTGCGATGGCCGACGACAAACCGAACATCCTTGTCATCTGGGGCGATGACATTGGTACCTGGAACATCAGCCACAACAATCGTGGCATGATGGGCTACAAGACCCCTCATATCGATCGCATCGCCCGCGAGGGTATCAGCTTCACCGACTACTACGCCCAGCAGTCGTGCACGGCCGGTCGGGCGGCGTTCGTCGGCGGCTGCGTTCCGGTTCGTACCGGCATGACTAAGGTCGGTCTGCCCGGTGCCCCCGAAGGTTGGCAGGAATCCGACATCACCATCGCTGCGGTGCTGAAGGCTCAAGGCTACGCGACTGCGCAGTTCGGCAAGAACCACTTTGGCGACCGCGACGAGCACCTGCCTACCAACCATGGCTTCGACGAGTTCTTTGGTCCTCTGTACCACTTGAACGCTTCGGAAGAGCCCGAAAACCGCGACTTCCCCAGAGACTATGTGCTGCCGAACGGCAAGACCTTCATGGAGCAGTACGGCCCCCGCGGCGTGCTGAAGTGCAAGGTTAACGAAGATGGAACACAAACCATCGTCGACACTGGCCAGCTCACCAAGAAGCGGATGGAAACCATCGACGACGAAACCGTCGCCGCGGCTAAGGAGTACATCAAGAAACAAGCGAAGACCGACCAGCCCTTCTTCTGCTGGTGGAACGGCACCCGGATGCACTTCCGCACCCATGTGAAGGAAGAGCACCAAGGGCTCTCCGCCCCGCACGGCGATGAGTACCACGACGGCATGATCGAGCACGACATGCACGTCGGCGAGTTGCTCGACTTGCTCGACGAACTCGGCATCGCCGAAAACACCATCGTCATGTACTCCACCGACAATGGTCCTCACTACAACACCTGGCCCGATGCTGGCTACACTCCTTTCCGCAAGGAAAAGAACAGCAACTGGGAAGGTGCGTACCGCGTGCCCGCCTTTGTTCGCTGGCCCGCCAAGTACCCAGCCGGCGTCACGGTCAACGGCCTCGTGGCTCACGAAGACTGGATGGTGACCTTTGCGGCCGCTGCTGGAAAGGATGATCTGAAAGAGGACATGCTCGACGGTTACGAAGCCATTGGCCGCACCTACAAGCAACACCTCGACGGCTACGACATGAACGAGTACCTGTCGAAGGCCGACACCTACGAAACGTACCACGACAGCATCACAGCGTCGCCGCGTAAAGAGTTCTTCTACGTGAACGACGACGGTCAGATGGTGGCCATCCGCCTCGGCGACTGGAAGGCCGTGTTCCTCGAGAACCGAGCCGACGCGTTCCAGATTTGGCGCGAACCGTTCACCGAACTGCGGGTGCCGTTGCTCTTCAACCTGCGTCGCGACCCGTTCGAAAAGGCCCAGATTGACGCGAACGTCTACCACGACTGGTTCCTCGAACGTCCGTTCGTGATCGTGCCGATGCAACAGTTGGCAGGTCAGTTCTACGAGACGTTGAAAGAGTACCCGCCGAGCCAAACGCCGGGCTCCTTTAACCTCGACAAGGTGCAAGAGCAAATCGAAAACGCCGCCACCGGCAAGTAA